In Malania oleifera isolate guangnan ecotype guangnan chromosome 8, ASM2987363v1, whole genome shotgun sequence, a single window of DNA contains:
- the LOC131162142 gene encoding ornithine decarboxylase-like yields MGSTPDMLLIISAAPGVKSETVTSIPDGGLTGFILSVISAKPEKQPFYVLDLGKLVSLMDQWTRALPMVRPFYAVKCNPYPALLGSLAALGAGFDCASRAEIESVLALGVSPDRIVYANPCKEESHIKYAAAAGVNLTTFDSVCEVEKIRKWHPTCALLIRIRPPDDASARCPLGPKYGALPEEVEPLLRAAAAVNLAVTGVSFHIGSGAAELQAFRGAIAAAKSAFQTAARLGMPAMRVLNVGGGFTTGPQFDAAADTVKSALEEYFSDEPGLRVMSEPGRFFAESAFTLATNIIGKRVRGEVREYWINDGVYGSMNCLLYDHATVAAMPLASASNRGNPACRGGKTYCSTVFGPTCDALDTVLTGYRLPELEVNDWLVFPKMGAYTAAAGSNFNGFNTASILTHLAYSNPD; encoded by the coding sequence ATGGGGTCCACACCCGACATGCTCCTGATTATTTCCGCCGCACCCGGAGTGAAGTCCGAGACGGTCACGTCCATTCCCGATGGCGGCCTCACGGGCTTCATCCTCTCCGTCATCTCCGCCAAACCTGAAAAGCAGCCATTCTACGTTCTCGATTTGGGCAAGCTCGTCTCCCTCATGGATCAGTGGACCCGGGCCCTCCCCATGGTCCGACCCTTTTACGCCGTCAAATGTAACCCATACCCGGCCTTGCTCGGCTCGCTTGCCGCCCTCGGCGCCGGCTTCGACTGCGCCAGCCGCGCCGAGATCGAATCCGTCCTCGCTCTCGGTGTCTCGCCGGACCGGATCGTGTACGCGAACCCCTGCAAGGAGGAGTCCCACATTAAGTACGCCGCCGCCGCCGGCGTTAACCTCACCACTTTCGATTCGGTTTGCGAAGTCGAGAAGATCCGGAAATGGCACCCGACATGCGCGCTTCTGATCAGAATCAGACCCCCGGACGACGCCAGCGCCAGATGCCCGCTGGGTCCCAAGTACGGCGCCCTGCCGGAGGAAGTCGAGCCGCTCCTCCGGGCCGCTGCGGCCGTGAACCTCGCCGTAACGGGCGTATCGTTCCATATCGGAAGCGGCGCCGCCGAGTTGCAGGCTTTCCGAGGGGCGATAGCGGCTGCGAAATCGGCATTCCAGACGGCTGCCCGGCTCGGAATGCCGGCAATGCGGGTGCTCAACGTCGGCGGCGGGTTCACAACGGGACCGCAATTTGATGCCGCTGCGGACACCGTGAAATCTGCTCTGGAAGAGTATTTTTCGGACGAACCGGGTCTGAGGGTCATGTCGGAACCGGGCCGGTTTTTTGCCGAGTCGGCGTTCACGCTGGCGACTAACATTATCGGGAAGCGCGTGAGGGGGGAGGTGAGGGAGTACTGGATCAACGACGGGGTCTACGGCTCCATGAACTGCCTGCTGTACGACCACGCGACGGTGGCAGCGATGCCGCTGGCGAGTGCATCGAATCGGGGGAATCCGGCATGCCGGGGAGGGAAGACATACTGTTCGACGGTGTTTGGGCCCACGTGCGACGCGTTGGACACGGTGCTGACGGGGTACCGGCTACCGGAATTGGAGGTGAACGACTGGCTGGTGTTCCCCAAGATGGGGGCGTACACGGCTGCCGCCGGGTCCAACTTCAACGGGTTTAACACGGCGTCGATTTTGACCCACCTCGCTTATTCCAACCCGGATTAG